One Spirochaeta cellobiosiphila DSM 17781 DNA window includes the following coding sequences:
- a CDS encoding RNHCP domain-containing protein yields MSRYDKSNINYTQTFICQKCGQTVSPIEFGSEHRNHCPYCLYSRHMDMKPGDRRSGCRGLMKPISIWVKSNKEWSLIHRCEKCGFIRPTRIAGDDNEVLLLTLAVQAITMLPFPVEGTLNSIISSSIVGAHNELR; encoded by the coding sequence TTGTCCAGATACGACAAATCAAACATTAATTATACTCAAACATTTATATGCCAGAAATGCGGTCAAACTGTAAGTCCCATTGAATTTGGTAGTGAGCATAGAAATCATTGTCCTTACTGTCTCTATAGCCGTCATATGGATATGAAACCGGGAGATAGACGTTCTGGTTGTAGAGGATTAATGAAACCCATCTCTATATGGGTTAAAAGCAATAAAGAATGGTCATTGATTCACAGATGTGAGAAGTGTGGCTTTATACGCCCCACCAGAATTGCTGGTGATGACAACGAAGTCTTACTACTTACGTTAGCAGTACAAGCTATCACGATGTTGCCTTTCCCTGTGGAAGGAACACTGAATAGTATTATCAGTTCATCAATCGTAGGAGCTCATAATGAACTTAGATAA
- a CDS encoding GNAT family N-acetyltransferase — MKITTMTMNDYPAAYQIWTQAEGVGLRTLDDSEAGIQKFLERNPNTNFVCKVEDNLVGTILCGHDGRRAYIYHALVAEEYRSRGIGRNLVNKLIQALKEEGITKVGLVVYTNNNQGNLFWEKLGFDQREDLYYRNKVINQNNK; from the coding sequence ATGAAAATTACCACAATGACAATGAATGACTATCCTGCTGCCTATCAAATTTGGACACAAGCCGAAGGTGTAGGATTAAGAACTTTAGATGATTCAGAAGCAGGAATACAGAAGTTCTTAGAGAGAAACCCTAATACTAATTTTGTTTGTAAAGTTGAAGATAATCTCGTAGGAACAATACTTTGTGGCCATGATGGTAGAAGAGCATACATATATCACGCCTTAGTAGCCGAAGAATATCGTAGCAGAGGAATTGGGCGAAATCTAGTTAATAAACTAATCCAGGCATTAAAGGAGGAAGGCATTACAAAAGTCGGTCTCGTTGTTTACACCAATAATAATCAGGGTAACTTATTCTGGGAAAAACTTGGTTTCGATCAAAGAGAAGATCTTTATTATCGGAATAAAGTGATTAATCAAAATAACAAGTGA
- a CDS encoding MBL fold metallo-hydrolase, giving the protein MSKKVKFCIILIIQTLTFTSCITNGTNPKYKLSEELQISKIKKDTYLVTHSYPWPANSLLVLMNSKYILWIDTPYTPEATAQVLKWIDEEIGSGYSLVEINTGFHIDNLGGNQELIKRNIPIYGSELTRQLLDSNSASTMADMHIWLQDEKYTKYRDVYSQFIFYKPTHTFDINIEQSIKLGKNEAIIYYPGPTHTYDNLVVYLPKQKILFGGCMIFNANAKKMGYVKDGNIEEWSKSLEYLKERFPDIKTVIPGHGSPGDSTLIAHTKEIIDASK; this is encoded by the coding sequence ATGTCTAAAAAAGTAAAATTTTGTATAATACTAATTATTCAAACATTAACATTCACTAGCTGTATAACAAATGGAACTAACCCAAAGTACAAACTTTCAGAGGAACTACAGATTTCTAAAATCAAGAAAGATACTTATCTTGTAACTCATAGTTATCCATGGCCTGCTAATTCATTACTCGTCCTTATGAATTCGAAGTATATTCTCTGGATTGATACACCCTATACACCCGAAGCAACAGCACAAGTCTTGAAATGGATAGATGAGGAGATAGGCTCAGGTTATTCCCTTGTTGAGATCAATACAGGATTTCACATTGATAATTTAGGTGGGAACCAAGAATTAATAAAAAGGAATATTCCTATTTATGGATCAGAACTAACTCGTCAACTACTTGATTCAAACAGTGCATCTACCATGGCTGATATGCATATTTGGTTACAAGATGAAAAATATACAAAGTATAGAGATGTCTATTCACAGTTTATTTTTTACAAACCAACCCATACTTTTGATATTAATATTGAACAATCTATTAAATTAGGAAAAAATGAAGCAATAATATATTATCCAGGTCCCACTCATACCTATGATAATCTCGTTGTCTATCTACCAAAACAAAAAATTCTTTTTGGTGGATGTATGATTTTCAATGCAAATGCCAAGAAAATGGGGTATGTAAAAGATGGGAATATAGAAGAATGGTCTAAATCCTTAGAATATTTAAAAGAAAGATTCCCTGATATAAAAACGGTTATCCCTGGTCATGGAAGTCCTGGCGATTCCACACTAATCGCTCACACCAAAGAGATAATAGACGCATCAAAATAA
- a CDS encoding MBL fold metallo-hydrolase, which translates to MPNIEILTLNQKMPNGNILIHPTIIYNDNDLVLCDTGYPNQEDQIEKELNRLGFSLKDITKIIITHHDHDHVGSLKAIKDKYNTITIISSENEAMYIENQRKSLRLSQAIEYNKTLDEEHANFGRQFVTYLKSIKSCKVDQKVEEGDYIIPGLQVIATPGHTPGHLSFYDENSETFIAGDSLAIEDNKLVIANPEFTLDKEGCIQSINKIAKMEPKKIICYHGGVMEGDLATLLSDYLD; encoded by the coding sequence ATGCCAAATATAGAAATCTTAACTTTGAACCAGAAAATGCCAAATGGGAACATACTGATTCATCCAACCATCATATATAATGACAATGACTTAGTTTTGTGTGATACAGGTTATCCAAACCAAGAGGATCAAATAGAAAAAGAGCTCAATCGTCTTGGCTTCTCCCTCAAGGATATTACAAAAATCATCATAACTCACCATGATCATGATCATGTTGGATCACTGAAAGCTATAAAGGATAAATACAATACTATCACCATAATCTCATCTGAAAACGAAGCTATGTACATTGAGAATCAAAGGAAATCTCTTAGATTGTCACAAGCTATTGAGTATAATAAGACTCTGGATGAAGAACATGCAAATTTTGGACGTCAATTTGTCACTTATTTAAAATCTATTAAAAGCTGTAAAGTTGATCAAAAGGTAGAAGAAGGAGATTACATTATACCTGGTTTACAAGTCATAGCTACACCTGGACATACTCCAGGACACCTTTCCTTTTATGATGAGAATAGTGAGACCTTTATTGCAGGTGATTCCTTAGCTATTGAAGATAATAAATTAGTAATAGCTAACCCAGAGTTCACCCTCGACAAAGAAGGATGTATTCAAAGCATAAATAAAATAGCCAAAATGGAACCTAAGAAAATAATATGTTACCATGGTGGAGTTATGGAAGGAGATTTGGCTACCTTATTAAGTGATTATCTAGATTGA
- a CDS encoding DUF4386 domain-containing protein, producing the protein MLRKNHALIAGIALLLMSIMAPIAIFGILGGLIDYENARQTAQNIIDNEESYRLAITFLFFVATSDIIVGWSLYYFFKEDSPTLSGLACIFRISYGVLFLVALSPLLQILNLLEQASWASIVDQVLLKLQAFQSFWDLTLIIFSFHLLLIGIILINIKAMKRLLGILVVIAGLGYLIDGLGQIISSNYHIEISVYTFLGEILLMIWLLIQSFKKSN; encoded by the coding sequence ATGTTAAGAAAAAATCATGCATTAATCGCTGGAATAGCCTTGTTGTTAATGTCAATCATGGCACCTATTGCTATTTTTGGAATATTAGGTGGCTTAATTGATTATGAAAACGCCAGACAAACTGCACAAAATATCATTGATAACGAAGAAAGTTATAGACTAGCTATTACTTTCTTATTTTTTGTGGCAACCTCAGATATAATAGTGGGCTGGTCATTGTATTATTTCTTTAAAGAAGACTCACCTACCTTATCTGGACTAGCTTGTATATTTCGCATTAGCTATGGAGTGCTCTTCCTAGTTGCCCTATCACCTCTTCTGCAAATACTGAATCTACTTGAACAAGCTAGCTGGGCATCCATTGTTGATCAAGTATTGTTAAAATTGCAAGCATTTCAAAGTTTCTGGGATCTGACCTTAATAATCTTCTCTTTTCATCTCTTATTAATAGGAATTATTCTAATTAATATAAAAGCTATGAAAAGATTACTTGGTATCCTTGTCGTGATTGCTGGATTAGGATACCTGATAGATGGTTTGGGACAAATAATATCATCTAACTACCATATTGAAATATCCGTTTATACTTTTTTAGGAGAAATATTATTAATGATCTGGCTCCTTATACAAAGTTTTAAGAAAAGTAATTAA
- a CDS encoding Crp/Fnr family transcriptional regulator, with the protein MIEGPEDIPKTVNRTEAFHRIIPPEEIKYLQGICHSRYIKKNDFFIKQGDTLSPMAIINKGLFRVYCVDYEGNDKTLAFRKEEQFLSGYTPILKNQPIWYSIQALEDSLISYIEFEQYSTLLKKNFCWVELSHHYVIGLFMEKEERERSLLMDDALTRYRNFTQTFPDYTNRISQYHIASYLGITPSSLSRIRANSKNN; encoded by the coding sequence ATGATTGAAGGTCCTGAAGATATCCCCAAAACAGTAAATAGAACAGAAGCCTTCCATAGGATTATCCCTCCTGAGGAGATCAAATATCTTCAAGGGATATGTCATTCTCGATACATTAAAAAAAATGATTTTTTTATTAAGCAAGGGGATACATTAAGTCCTATGGCTATAATAAATAAGGGACTCTTTAGAGTCTATTGTGTTGATTATGAAGGTAATGACAAGACTTTAGCTTTTCGTAAGGAAGAACAATTTCTGTCTGGCTATACGCCGATTTTAAAGAATCAGCCCATATGGTATTCCATTCAAGCCCTGGAAGATTCCTTGATTAGTTACATTGAATTTGAACAATATTCTACATTACTTAAAAAAAACTTCTGCTGGGTAGAATTATCACACCATTATGTAATAGGGCTTTTTATGGAAAAGGAAGAAAGAGAAAGATCCTTACTAATGGATGATGCTCTGACTAGATATAGGAATTTCACACAAACCTTTCCTGATTATACCAATAGAATTAGCCAATATCACATAGCTTCTTATCTGGGAATAACTCCCTCTTCTCTTAGTAGAATTAGAGCCAACAGTAAAAATAATTAA
- a CDS encoding NAD-dependent epimerase/dehydratase family protein, producing the protein MNHTFVTGATGFVGINLVNQLLEQQWKITALHLPQEDTSQLPKHFDLQWVEGNVLDRSSLIKVMPQEEIVIFHLAGDTSMWKKYKERQYNINVLGTRNIVKTALLTKAKKLIYTSSISAYGYHRVRVTETTTSNALTCGMNYNRSNSM; encoded by the coding sequence ATGAATCATACATTTGTCACAGGGGCAACAGGTTTTGTAGGGATCAATCTAGTTAATCAATTACTGGAACAACAATGGAAGATTACCGCATTACATCTCCCCCAGGAAGATACTAGCCAATTACCAAAACATTTTGATTTACAATGGGTCGAAGGTAATGTTTTGGATAGATCCTCATTAATAAAGGTAATGCCACAAGAGGAGATAGTCATTTTCCATCTGGCAGGAGATACAAGCATGTGGAAAAAGTACAAAGAAAGACAGTATAACATTAATGTATTAGGCACACGTAACATCGTTAAAACAGCTCTCTTAACCAAAGCTAAGAAGCTTATCTACACTTCATCCATATCAGCCTACGGCTATCATCGTGTTAGAGTTACAGAAACAACCACATCAAACGCTTTGACCTGTGGGATGAATTACAACAGGTCAAATAGTATGTGA
- a CDS encoding SatD family protein: MKLIAIIADIVGSKEIEDRYAFQEDLKEKLATINSLRTNIISPFTITLGDEFQALYKNCEGLIWDIFNIMHHLYPYQVRVAIGRDEILTEINEIESIGMDGPAFYLARDGLEGMKKEKMNLLQFYERKGDGLLFINESLKLVMSFMNDWKPNTMHIFQNLIEEKAVKVIADEINISERGVYKIMETQKLKGYLEYMKSLDQQINLLWKNND; the protein is encoded by the coding sequence ATGAAGTTGATAGCCATTATAGCTGATATTGTCGGTTCTAAAGAAATTGAAGATAGATATGCCTTTCAGGAAGATTTAAAAGAAAAACTAGCAACTATAAATTCCTTAAGGACAAATATCATATCTCCTTTTACAATAACTTTGGGGGATGAGTTTCAAGCTCTATATAAAAATTGTGAGGGATTGATATGGGATATCTTTAACATCATGCACCACTTGTACCCTTATCAGGTAAGGGTCGCTATCGGACGTGATGAAATACTTACAGAGATTAATGAGATAGAATCTATCGGTATGGATGGTCCTGCCTTTTATCTAGCGAGAGACGGTCTTGAAGGAATGAAGAAGGAGAAAATGAATCTCCTGCAGTTTTATGAAAGGAAGGGGGATGGGTTACTGTTTATTAATGAGAGTTTAAAACTTGTGATGTCTTTCATGAATGACTGGAAGCCTAACACCATGCATATTTTTCAGAATTTAATTGAAGAGAAAGCGGTAAAAGTCATAGCAGATGAAATAAATATTTCAGAAAGGGGAGTCTATAAAATCATGGAGACTCAAAAGCTGAAGGGATATCTAGAATATATGAAGTCCTTAGATCAACAAATAAATTTACTTTGGAAAAACAATGATTAG